In Micromonospora sp. NBC_01813, the following are encoded in one genomic region:
- the eccCa gene encoding type VII secretion protein EccCa: MATVVVRRPSRRPAPEMPAGELVLEAPPEIPAPPARQWTQALMVVPMVAIMGAMIIPGVSGGTLGSLRFVVMGMFGVGMLAMVGVAFINGAGPSKREMAQARRRYLRGLAQQRIRVTRTAHRQRATLTYLYPDPQLLWSLVAGRRLWERRRDDPDFGVVRVGVGRQSLATALIPPDTRPMEELEPLSALALRRFVTTYSALPDLPLAMAVNGFSRVYLRGDRDRGTGLVRAMIAQLATFHPPDDLRVAVCTAADRRPEWEWLKWLPHAMHPDRTDALGPVRLVTPAITTLEALLEDLLGSRPRFDPDHGGQLVPGPHLVVVLDGGTSTGSDHLMSDGSIEGVTLIDLTTAPPRALERSALVLEVDGDGRLTSLSVDGVTEIGRADDASPATCEGLARQLAPLRLTRGGPGEQPLNVELGLADLLDLGDPYAFEPDVTWVQRPSRDRLRVRLGLRADGTPIELDLKESAQGGMGPHGLLIGATGSGKSELLRTLVLALAVTHPPNVLNFALIDFKGGATFAKLDRLPHTSAVITNLEDELPLVDRMADAINGELLRRQELLRAAGNFSSLRDYERARAAGAPLAEVPTLVVVCDEFSELLSRRPDFIDTFVQIGRVGRSLGVHLLLASQRLEEGRLRGLDTHLSYRIGLRTLSDMDSRATLGAPDAASLPTAPGHGYLRFGADPLTRFRAAYVSGVHSPMVASPTLLDSDEPLGLADYSTWYVAPTVEQEKSPVAPAEDPDAVGESLLDILVDRLAGRGTPAHRVWLPPLAEPVTLGGLLGGVIVDPAGGLRAARPELNGRLRAVVGIVDRPLEQRRDPLVLDMSGAAGHVLVIGAPRSGKSTALRTLVASLALTHSPTEVQFYCLDFGGGALGAVRGLPHVASVAGRQNTDAVRRTIGEVTTLLTDRERRFAEHDVDGMAAYRNLRRAGAFADDPHGDVFLVVDGWLTLRKEFDGLEDVLTGIATRGLAYGVHVVVGCSRPVDLRPNLRDLFGSKIELRLGDPIDSMVDRASALRVPENSPGRGVCATKHQILMALPCLDAVPPAEEVSAGMAGLVDAVATAWPGARAPEMRMLPTELPYDTLVPRDDAGTLRLTVGLVDSDLGPARLDFGADPHLLVLGDAESGKTGLLRLLARRLVDTYEPRQARIIVVDYRRGLLGEIPPGHLLGFGADQASTASLVAETVRAMTNRLPGPQVTPVELRNRSWWQGPELFVLVDDYDLVATPAANPLLPLMPLLAQGRDIGLHVVLTRRTGGAGRAMYEQFFTRMRDVGSPGLLLAGDKAEGPLLGGLKPEPLPPGRGRLISRRGGPTLVQLAWLPPTE; encoded by the coding sequence GTGGCGACGGTGGTGGTACGCAGACCGTCCCGGCGGCCGGCGCCGGAGATGCCCGCCGGGGAGCTGGTACTGGAGGCGCCGCCGGAGATCCCGGCGCCGCCGGCCCGGCAGTGGACGCAGGCGCTGATGGTCGTCCCGATGGTGGCCATCATGGGCGCGATGATCATCCCGGGTGTCTCCGGCGGCACGCTCGGGAGCCTGCGCTTCGTGGTCATGGGCATGTTCGGCGTGGGCATGCTCGCGATGGTCGGGGTGGCCTTCATCAACGGTGCCGGACCGAGCAAGCGTGAGATGGCCCAGGCCCGTCGGCGCTACCTGCGGGGGCTGGCGCAGCAGCGGATCCGGGTCACCCGTACGGCGCACCGGCAACGGGCCACCCTGACCTACCTGTATCCGGATCCGCAGCTGCTCTGGTCGCTGGTGGCCGGCCGCCGCCTCTGGGAACGGCGCCGTGACGATCCCGATTTCGGCGTGGTCCGTGTCGGTGTCGGTCGGCAGAGCCTCGCCACGGCGCTGATCCCGCCGGACACCAGGCCGATGGAGGAGCTGGAGCCGCTGTCCGCGCTCGCCCTGCGGCGCTTCGTCACCACCTACTCGGCGTTGCCTGATCTGCCACTGGCGATGGCCGTCAACGGGTTCAGCCGGGTGTACCTGCGCGGCGACCGTGACCGGGGCACCGGCCTGGTCCGGGCGATGATCGCCCAGTTGGCCACCTTCCATCCGCCGGACGACCTGCGGGTCGCCGTGTGCACCGCGGCCGACCGGCGCCCCGAGTGGGAATGGCTCAAGTGGCTGCCGCATGCCATGCATCCGGACCGGACCGACGCGCTCGGCCCGGTGCGGCTGGTCACCCCGGCGATCACCACGCTGGAGGCGCTGCTCGAGGATCTGCTCGGCTCCCGACCCCGGTTCGACCCGGATCACGGCGGTCAACTGGTCCCCGGGCCGCACCTGGTGGTGGTGCTCGACGGCGGTACGAGCACCGGCTCCGACCATCTGATGAGCGACGGTAGCATCGAAGGCGTCACGTTGATCGACCTGACCACCGCCCCGCCGAGGGCACTGGAGCGATCCGCCCTGGTGCTGGAGGTCGACGGTGACGGTCGGCTCACCAGCCTCTCCGTCGACGGCGTGACCGAGATCGGCCGGGCCGACGACGCCTCACCGGCCACCTGCGAAGGGCTGGCCCGTCAGCTCGCGCCGCTGCGGCTGACCCGGGGCGGGCCGGGTGAGCAGCCACTCAACGTCGAGCTGGGCCTGGCCGACCTGCTGGACCTCGGTGACCCGTACGCCTTCGAACCGGACGTCACCTGGGTGCAGCGTCCCAGCCGCGACCGGCTGCGGGTGCGCCTGGGCCTGCGGGCCGACGGCACCCCGATCGAACTGGATCTCAAGGAGTCCGCGCAGGGCGGCATGGGGCCGCACGGCCTGCTGATCGGGGCCACCGGCTCCGGCAAGAGCGAGTTGCTGCGCACGCTCGTCCTGGCGCTGGCGGTGACCCATCCGCCGAACGTACTCAACTTCGCGCTGATCGACTTCAAGGGCGGCGCCACCTTCGCCAAGCTCGACCGGCTGCCGCACACCAGCGCGGTCATCACCAACCTGGAGGACGAGCTTCCGCTGGTGGACCGGATGGCCGACGCGATCAACGGTGAGCTGCTGCGGCGTCAGGAGTTGCTCCGCGCCGCCGGCAACTTCTCCTCCCTGCGCGACTACGAGCGGGCCCGGGCGGCCGGCGCCCCGCTCGCCGAGGTGCCGACCCTCGTCGTGGTCTGCGACGAGTTCAGTGAGCTGCTGTCCCGGCGGCCGGACTTCATCGACACTTTCGTCCAGATCGGGCGGGTGGGTCGGTCGCTCGGCGTACACCTGCTGTTGGCGAGTCAGCGGCTGGAGGAAGGCCGGCTGCGCGGCCTGGACACCCACCTGTCGTACCGAATCGGGCTGCGCACCCTGTCTGACATGGACAGCCGGGCGACGCTCGGGGCGCCGGACGCCGCCTCGCTGCCCACCGCGCCCGGCCACGGCTACCTGAGGTTCGGCGCCGACCCGCTGACCCGCTTCCGGGCCGCGTACGTCTCCGGTGTCCACAGCCCGATGGTCGCCTCCCCCACCCTGCTCGACTCCGACGAACCGTTGGGGCTGGCCGACTACTCGACGTGGTACGTCGCGCCGACGGTCGAGCAGGAGAAGTCGCCGGTCGCTCCCGCCGAGGATCCGGACGCGGTCGGGGAGAGTCTGCTCGACATCCTGGTGGACCGGCTCGCCGGCCGCGGCACGCCGGCACACCGGGTGTGGCTGCCGCCGTTGGCCGAGCCGGTGACGCTCGGCGGGCTGCTCGGCGGGGTGATCGTCGACCCGGCGGGCGGCCTGCGCGCGGCACGACCCGAGCTCAACGGGCGACTGCGGGCCGTGGTCGGCATCGTCGACCGTCCGCTGGAGCAGCGCCGCGACCCGCTGGTGCTGGACATGTCCGGCGCCGCCGGACATGTCCTCGTGATAGGCGCCCCACGCTCGGGCAAGAGCACGGCGCTGCGCACCCTCGTCGCGAGTCTCGCGCTCACCCACTCCCCGACCGAGGTGCAGTTCTACTGCCTCGACTTCGGCGGTGGCGCGCTCGGCGCGGTCCGCGGGCTGCCGCACGTCGCCAGCGTGGCCGGGCGGCAGAACACCGACGCCGTACGGCGCACCATCGGCGAGGTGACGACGCTGCTCACCGATCGGGAGCGCCGGTTCGCCGAGCACGACGTCGACGGGATGGCCGCGTACCGCAACCTCCGGCGCGCCGGGGCGTTCGCCGACGACCCGCACGGCGACGTCTTCCTGGTGGTGGACGGCTGGCTGACCCTGCGCAAGGAGTTCGACGGCCTGGAGGACGTGCTCACCGGGATCGCCACCCGGGGGCTGGCCTACGGCGTCCACGTCGTCGTCGGCTGTTCACGCCCGGTCGACCTGCGCCCCAACCTGCGTGACCTCTTCGGCAGCAAGATCGAGCTGCGGCTCGGCGATCCGATCGACTCCATGGTGGATCGGGCGAGTGCGCTGCGGGTGCCCGAGAACAGCCCGGGTCGGGGCGTGTGCGCGACGAAGCACCAGATCCTGATGGCCCTGCCGTGCCTGGACGCCGTACCGCCCGCCGAGGAGGTCTCCGCCGGCATGGCCGGACTCGTCGACGCGGTGGCCACCGCGTGGCCCGGTGCGCGGGCGCCCGAGATGCGGATGCTCCCCACCGAGTTGCCGTACGACACGCTTGTCCCTCGGGACGACGCCGGGACGCTGCGCCTCACGGTCGGCCTCGTCGACAGTGACCTCGGCCCGGCCCGGTTGGACTTCGGCGCCGATCCGCATCTGCTGGTGCTCGGCGACGCCGAGTCGGGCAAGACGGGTCTGCTGCGGCTGCTCGCCCGCCGTCTGGTGGACACGTACGAACCGCGCCAGGCACGCATCATCGTGGTCGACTACCGCCGTGGACTGCTCGGCGAGATCCCGCCCGGGCACCTGCTCGGCTTCGGCGCCGATCAGGCGTCGACGGCGAGCCTGGTGGCCGAGACGGTCCGCGCGATGACCAACCGGCTGCCCGGCCCGCAGGTCACCCCGGTCGAACTGCGTAACCGCAGTTGGTGGCAGGGACCGGAGCTGTTCGTCCTCGTCGACGACTACGACCTGGTGGCGACCCCGGCGGCCAATCCGCTGCTGCCGCTGATGCCACTGCTGGCCCAGGGCCGCGACATCGGCCTGCACGTCGTACTCACCCGCCGCACCGGTGGCGCCGGCCGGGCCATGTACGAGCAGTTCTTCACCCGCATGCGCGATGTCGGCTCACCCGGCCTGCTGCTCGCCGGCGACAAGGCCGAGGGGCCGCTGCTGGGCGGGCTCAAGCCTGAGCCGCTGCCACCGGGCCGTGGCCGGCTGATCTCCCGCCGTGGCGGCCCGACCCTCGTACAGCTGGCCTGGCTTCCACCGA